A section of the Bryobacteraceae bacterium genome encodes:
- the trxB gene encoding thioredoxin reductase: MRNVIIIGSGCAGNTAAIYTARAGLKPLVVSGHEPGGQLSLTTEVENFPGFPEGIQGPELVERMKKQAERFGAEYVQGVVEEADLKQRPFRVRIDGQWEECRTLIIASGASARWLGLPNEQKLIGHGVSSCATCDGFFYKGKKIIVVGGGDTAMEEANFLTRFGETVTIVHRRDEFRASKIMLDRCRANPKIRWITSAVVVDVHDVEKGYVTGVTLRNVKTGETWIEPVDGLFIAIGHIPNTKPFVGQIELDPDGYIVSHGGAKTSVPGVFHAGDVQDRVYRQAITAAGAGCMAAIEAERFLEAEGH, encoded by the coding sequence ATGCGGAATGTCATCATTATCGGGTCTGGTTGTGCCGGAAATACGGCGGCCATTTATACCGCCCGCGCCGGCCTGAAACCGCTGGTTGTTTCCGGGCATGAGCCCGGCGGGCAGCTCTCCCTGACCACCGAGGTCGAGAATTTCCCGGGATTTCCCGAAGGAATTCAGGGCCCGGAACTGGTGGAGCGGATGAAAAAGCAGGCCGAGCGCTTCGGGGCCGAATACGTCCAGGGCGTGGTGGAAGAGGCGGACCTGAAGCAGCGGCCGTTCCGCGTCCGCATCGACGGCCAGTGGGAGGAATGCCGCACGCTGATCATCGCCAGCGGGGCCAGCGCGCGCTGGCTGGGGCTGCCCAATGAGCAGAAGCTGATCGGCCACGGGGTGAGCTCCTGCGCCACCTGCGACGGATTTTTCTACAAGGGGAAGAAAATCATCGTCGTCGGGGGCGGAGATACGGCCATGGAGGAAGCGAATTTTCTCACGCGTTTCGGCGAGACGGTGACCATTGTTCACCGCCGGGACGAATTTCGCGCCTCGAAAATCATGCTCGACCGCTGCCGCGCCAATCCGAAAATCCGCTGGATCACGAGTGCGGTGGTCGTGGACGTCCATGACGTCGAGAAGGGCTACGTCACCGGCGTCACGCTTCGCAACGTGAAAACCGGCGAGACGTGGATCGAGCCAGTCGACGGCCTGTTCATTGCCATCGGCCACATTCCCAACACGAAGCCGTTTGTCGGCCAGATCGAGCTCGACCCCGACGGCTACATCGTCAGCCACGGCGGCGCAAAGACAAGCGTGCCGGGCGTCTTCCATGCGGGCGACGTGCAGGACCGCGTGTACCGCCAGGCGATCACCGCTGCCGGCGCCGGCTGCATGGCGGCCATCGAGGCCGAGCGGTTCCTCGAAGCGGAGGGCCACTGA